From Thermogladius calderae 1633, a single genomic window includes:
- the uppS gene encoding polyprenyl diphosphate synthase, with the protein MRGLLASSQRKLERFAFRVLSFFEKRVLEDIYERWLWLQIKDGPFPTHIGIIPDGNRRWAKKFGLDPLTGHETGYERIKEVLNWIWELGVRYVTIYAMSSENCRFRNREEFYHLLSLLRRGIREILESGEIDKKRIRVRVIGDLDMLPPDLVDEIKKLEERSSSYKDRTLMIAVCYGGRHEIVEAVKKIIKEYEEGKVGLDDINEETFSKYLMTSDIPDPDLIIRTSGEVRISNFLLWQSAYSELYFCDAYWPEFRKIDFWRAIRSYQARERRFGR; encoded by the coding sequence ATGCGCGGATTACTCGCCTCTTCTCAGAGAAAGCTCGAGAGGTTCGCTTTCAGGGTACTAAGCTTCTTCGAGAAGAGAGTTCTTGAAGACATCTACGAGAGGTGGCTGTGGCTCCAGATCAAAGACGGCCCGTTTCCTACGCACATAGGCATAATCCCAGACGGGAACCGTAGGTGGGCCAAAAAGTTCGGTTTAGACCCTTTGACAGGGCACGAGACCGGCTACGAGAGGATTAAAGAGGTCTTGAACTGGATCTGGGAGCTAGGTGTGAGGTACGTAACGATCTACGCTATGAGTAGCGAGAACTGCAGGTTCAGGAACCGCGAGGAGTTCTATCACCTGCTCTCCCTGCTCAGGAGAGGAATTAGAGAAATACTGGAGTCGGGCGAGATCGATAAGAAGAGGATCCGAGTCAGGGTGATTGGGGACTTAGACATGCTCCCGCCGGACCTCGTCGACGAGATCAAGAAGCTGGAGGAGAGGAGTAGCTCGTACAAGGACAGGACGTTGATGATCGCCGTATGTTATGGCGGTAGACATGAGATAGTCGAGGCCGTTAAGAAGATTATTAAAGAGTACGAGGAGGGAAAAGTCGGCTTGGACGACATAAACGAAGAGACTTTCTCAAAATACTTGATGACGAGCGATATCCCAGACCCTGACTTGATCATAAGGACAAGCGGGGAGGTGAGGATAAGTAACTTCTTGTTATGGCAGTCCGCCTACAGCGAGCTCTACTTCTGCGACGCTTACTGGCCTGAATTCAGGAAAATAGACTTCTGGAGAGCTATAAGGAGCTATCAGGCCCGCGAAAGAAGGTTCGGGAGGTGA
- a CDS encoding coiled-coil protein, whose product MAENGFNEDPSLTAIGDEMSKTRALISQLKEQRAGLVAELKTLRTQRRGLIESIKKLREEYKGLKEKYKKLVEERRRLIGELKSKKEEYSSLIELARSKKIEVENLNKEVRIPISAIVDEINRLEWSLQTRVLSLEQENEIINKIKRYERLLEKARRAVNEKNQYLELRAYITSLRVQISDLKNNIGVLTEEVGKAKESLTKMRQELTEKTKAVNDLTNTINEKQKRLDEINGEIDKYRSRLGELRELYNKKLEELRRTKTSKIIEEKKKQVEEKLKSGVKKLTFEDLKLLYSNPDELSEEA is encoded by the coding sequence GTGGCCGAGAACGGCTTTAACGAGGACCCGTCTCTTACGGCAATAGGAGACGAGATGTCCAAGACGAGGGCTTTGATTTCTCAGCTTAAAGAGCAGAGAGCCGGGTTAGTAGCAGAGCTGAAAACTCTAAGGACCCAGCGTAGAGGGCTGATCGAGAGCATCAAAAAGCTAAGAGAGGAGTACAAGGGCCTGAAGGAGAAGTACAAGAAGCTGGTGGAGGAGAGGCGAAGGCTGATCGGGGAGCTGAAGTCGAAGAAGGAGGAGTACTCTTCTCTTATAGAGCTAGCTAGGAGTAAGAAGATCGAGGTAGAGAACCTAAACAAGGAGGTCAGGATACCTATAAGCGCCATCGTCGACGAGATAAACAGGCTCGAGTGGAGTCTGCAGACGAGAGTTCTATCACTCGAGCAGGAGAACGAGATCATCAACAAGATAAAACGCTACGAGAGGCTGCTCGAGAAGGCTCGTAGGGCTGTAAACGAGAAGAACCAGTACCTGGAACTGAGAGCGTACATAACATCACTGCGTGTACAGATAAGCGACCTGAAGAACAACATAGGCGTGTTGACGGAGGAGGTTGGGAAAGCCAAAGAGAGCCTTACGAAGATGAGGCAGGAGCTGACCGAGAAGACGAAGGCTGTTAACGACCTAACGAACACGATAAACGAGAAGCAGAAGAGGCTGGACGAAATTAACGGCGAGATCGATAAGTACAGGTCTAGACTAGGGGAGTTAAGGGAGCTGTATAACAAGAAGCTAGAAGAGCTGAGGAGGACGAAGACCTCTAAGATAATCGAGGAAAAGAAGAAGCAGGTCGAAGAGAAGTTGAAGTCTGGTGTTAAGAAGCTCACGTTCGAGGATCTAAAGTTGCTCTACTCGAACCCCGACGAGTTAAGCGAGGAAGCGTGA
- a CDS encoding acetate--CoA ligase family protein → MNAGSIIEAALREGRSKLLEHEAMRLMELYGIKVADYGFAETGRKAREVADKIGYPVVVKVVSPDISHKTDVGGVVLGLKSGEEVERACEAITKNVKERQPGARLTGFLVQKMMPPGVEVIIGATRDQVFGPVIMFGLGGIFVEVLKDVTFRVAPVSYQEAIEMLGEIKASRILEGYRSQPPVDKEAIAGMIVSLSKLMEDNPYIISVDLNPIIAYSRGAVVVDARVIVSRAGVVNR, encoded by the coding sequence TTGAACGCTGGCAGTATTATAGAGGCGGCGTTGAGAGAGGGGAGGTCCAAGCTACTCGAGCACGAAGCAATGAGGTTAATGGAGCTGTACGGTATCAAAGTCGCCGACTACGGCTTCGCGGAGACCGGCCGTAAGGCCAGGGAGGTCGCAGACAAAATAGGTTACCCGGTTGTTGTAAAGGTCGTCTCACCCGATATCAGCCACAAGACAGACGTCGGCGGTGTTGTACTAGGCTTGAAGAGTGGCGAGGAAGTCGAGCGTGCTTGCGAGGCTATAACGAAGAACGTCAAGGAGAGGCAACCCGGGGCTAGGCTGACGGGCTTCCTCGTACAAAAAATGATGCCGCCAGGCGTGGAGGTAATTATTGGCGCTACACGCGACCAGGTGTTCGGCCCCGTCATCATGTTCGGGCTCGGCGGTATATTCGTGGAAGTGTTAAAAGACGTCACCTTTAGAGTGGCTCCCGTGAGTTACCAGGAAGCTATCGAGATGCTAGGGGAGATCAAGGCGAGTAGAATACTCGAAGGGTACAGGTCGCAACCCCCTGTGGACAAGGAGGCTATCGCCGGCATGATCGTGTCGCTCTCTAAATTAATGGAGGATAATCCTTATATTATCTCGGTCGATTTAAATCCCATAATAGCCTATAGCCGTGGGGCGGTCGTCGTCGACGCTAGAGTCATAGTTAGCAGAGCTGGTGTGGTGAATCGTTGA
- a CDS encoding acetate--CoA ligase family protein, whose amino-acid sequence MLEFFFNPSSVAVVGATPKEGKVGRVILENFKNKFKGEIYPVNPHYQEILGLKAYASVQEIPGRVDLVVIATPARTVPGVLEDAGVKGVKGAIIISGGFRETGTQEGAMLEDEVKRVAAKHGIRVIGPNCIGVLDNWSGVDTFFLPEDKMKRPPKGYVSVISQSGAFASALLDWMAHHGYGLSKAISFGNKIDVDEVELLNYLVEDPTTNVIFLYLEGVREGRGRDFIDTARKVSRVKPVVVYKAGKTKRGGIAAASHTAALAGDYTLYTTVFKQSRLLEAVSFDEIMDLVKVLSTQPLMKGRRVYIVTDAGGVGVMLTDAIELNGLEVPETPADLKERLRSVLPPHCIVENPIDLTGDTDDQRFMTVLNELLPRNDVDAVVVVALPQVPGLRGELFEYLVTAKRYGKPMLVVLIGGGLTLEYKKFLEENGIPVFESPERLARALSALYTYSRIRMQGGVS is encoded by the coding sequence GTGCTCGAGTTCTTCTTTAACCCCTCGAGCGTAGCGGTCGTGGGGGCGACCCCGAAGGAGGGTAAGGTAGGCAGGGTAATACTGGAGAACTTCAAGAACAAGTTCAAGGGCGAGATATACCCGGTTAACCCGCACTACCAGGAGATCCTCGGGCTAAAGGCCTACGCGAGTGTACAGGAGATACCGGGGCGAGTGGACCTAGTAGTGATAGCCACCCCCGCTAGGACAGTCCCTGGGGTACTGGAAGACGCGGGCGTCAAAGGCGTGAAGGGCGCTATAATAATAAGCGGGGGGTTCAGGGAGACCGGTACTCAAGAGGGTGCTATGCTAGAGGACGAGGTAAAGCGGGTCGCAGCTAAACACGGTATTAGGGTGATAGGGCCCAACTGTATAGGGGTGCTAGACAACTGGAGCGGTGTTGACACCTTCTTCCTCCCAGAGGACAAAATGAAGAGACCGCCCAAGGGTTACGTGAGTGTGATAAGCCAGAGCGGCGCTTTCGCGTCGGCGTTACTCGACTGGATGGCGCACCACGGCTACGGCCTCTCGAAGGCCATAAGCTTCGGGAACAAGATCGACGTAGACGAGGTCGAGCTGCTGAACTACCTAGTGGAAGACCCCACCACGAACGTTATCTTCCTCTACTTAGAGGGCGTCAGAGAAGGGCGGGGTAGAGACTTCATCGACACCGCGAGAAAGGTTTCAAGGGTTAAGCCCGTCGTTGTCTACAAGGCGGGTAAGACCAAGAGGGGAGGTATCGCCGCAGCCAGCCACACGGCCGCCTTAGCCGGCGACTACACTCTTTACACAACGGTCTTCAAGCAGAGCAGGCTTCTAGAGGCTGTCAGCTTCGACGAGATTATGGACCTCGTCAAGGTCTTGTCCACTCAGCCATTGATGAAGGGTAGGAGGGTCTACATCGTGACCGACGCTGGGGGTGTAGGAGTGATGTTAACAGACGCCATCGAGCTCAACGGCCTCGAGGTACCAGAGACACCCGCCGATCTCAAGGAGAGACTGAGGAGTGTCCTCCCGCCTCACTGTATAGTCGAGAACCCGATAGACTTGACGGGTGACACAGACGACCAGAGGTTCATGACCGTGTTGAACGAGCTGCTGCCGAGAAACGACGTGGACGCAGTCGTCGTAGTGGCCCTACCCCAGGTTCCGGGCCTGAGAGGCGAGCTCTTCGAGTACCTTGTGACGGCCAAGAGGTACGGTAAACCTATGCTCGTAGTCCTAATAGGAGGAGGGCTCACGCTGGAGTACAAAAAGTTCCTCGAGGAGAACGGTATACCGGTGTTCGAGTCCCCCGAGAGACTTGCGAGGGCTTTGAGTGCTTTATATACTTACTCGCGAATTAGAATGCAAGGTGGCGTGTCTTGA
- a CDS encoding ATP/GTP-binding protein, with the protein MPYYIVVLGTAGSGKTTLSGSLREYLEDHSLDAAIVNLDPAVEKLPYDPDVDVRDYVDAREVMEKYGLGPNGALIASMDMLALKINDLREEIEGLRPNYFIIDTPGQMEVFAFRETGPIILNSIIGENRRASLFLIDGLQVVNPNNLLSSLLLSASVHARLAYPQINVVTKTDLIPGDELGKIDEYFEDPYSLAEALNSPGYLIWSKDEIELLLEKLMLFDVVKVSNVSGEGLDELYAALQRVLAGGEDYYTEEPNPVL; encoded by the coding sequence ATGCCATACTACATCGTGGTGCTGGGTACAGCAGGCAGTGGCAAGACGACCTTGTCTGGGAGTTTACGCGAGTACCTGGAAGACCACAGCCTAGACGCGGCGATTGTGAACCTCGATCCAGCCGTAGAAAAACTACCTTATGACCCGGACGTAGACGTGAGAGACTACGTCGACGCGCGAGAGGTCATGGAGAAGTACGGGCTTGGGCCTAACGGGGCTCTCATAGCCTCGATGGATATGTTGGCTCTGAAAATAAACGACCTCAGAGAGGAGATCGAGGGGCTCCGCCCGAACTACTTCATCATAGACACCCCGGGTCAGATGGAGGTGTTCGCGTTCAGGGAGACGGGGCCGATTATACTCAACTCGATAATAGGTGAGAACAGGAGAGCCTCCCTCTTCCTGATAGACGGTCTCCAGGTCGTGAACCCAAACAACCTGTTGTCGTCGCTCCTCTTGTCGGCCTCTGTTCACGCTAGGTTGGCATACCCGCAGATCAACGTGGTGACGAAGACGGACTTGATACCCGGCGACGAGCTGGGTAAAATAGACGAGTACTTTGAAGACCCCTACAGTCTGGCCGAGGCACTAAACTCGCCGGGTTACCTCATATGGAGTAAAGACGAGATAGAGCTACTGCTCGAGAAGCTCATGCTCTTTGATGTAGTGAAAGTCTCGAACGTGTCGGGAGAGGGTCTCGACGAGCTATACGCGGCCCTACAGAGGGTACTGGCGGGCGGCGAGGACTACTACACAGAGGAGCCCAACCCCGTTCTCTGA
- the amrS gene encoding AmmeMemoRadiSam system radical SAM enzyme — translation MFYQRLEGGRVKCNLCHKRCVIVPGAYGACGVRYNKDGVLYTLVYGLLTAANPDPIEKKPLMHFNPGACVFSISTVGCNFYCRFCQNWVLSQSRRDRLYGEPFEPEDVVERALQLGCQGISYTYNEPTVFYEFMYDTAKLAKKHGLFNTMVTNGYMTEEAVREIGPYMDAATVDFKAGGNVEFYRKFMGVWDPTPIYSTILEMKRQGWWIEITNLVVPVYGDREEDVARLSKWIVENLGDETPFHLLRFHPDYLMSDVPPTPVQTLERLAKLAREHGLKHVYIGNVWGHPLENTYCPRCGTLVVEREGFFITKWGLREDLTCPKCGYKLNFKGRYWGSTGRRLFYI, via the coding sequence ATGTTTTACCAGCGACTCGAGGGAGGGCGTGTCAAGTGCAATCTTTGCCACAAGAGGTGCGTGATAGTACCGGGAGCGTACGGGGCTTGCGGTGTTAGATATAACAAGGACGGTGTTCTGTACACGCTAGTCTACGGTCTACTGACAGCCGCGAACCCCGACCCGATAGAGAAAAAGCCCCTTATGCATTTCAACCCTGGTGCCTGTGTTTTCTCGATATCGACCGTCGGTTGCAACTTCTATTGCAGGTTTTGTCAGAACTGGGTTTTGAGCCAGTCTAGGAGAGATAGGCTCTACGGAGAGCCGTTTGAACCCGAGGATGTTGTGGAGAGGGCTCTACAACTGGGTTGTCAGGGTATAAGCTACACGTACAACGAGCCAACGGTGTTCTACGAGTTCATGTACGATACTGCTAAACTGGCGAAGAAGCACGGGCTGTTCAACACGATGGTAACAAACGGGTATATGACTGAAGAGGCTGTTAGGGAGATCGGACCTTACATGGACGCCGCTACTGTGGACTTCAAGGCTGGGGGTAACGTTGAGTTCTACAGGAAGTTCATGGGGGTGTGGGACCCCACCCCCATATACTCCACAATCCTCGAGATGAAGAGGCAAGGCTGGTGGATCGAGATCACAAACCTGGTGGTGCCGGTCTACGGGGATCGAGAAGAGGACGTTGCGAGGTTGAGCAAGTGGATAGTGGAGAACCTTGGAGACGAGACGCCGTTCCACCTCTTGAGGTTCCACCCGGACTACCTCATGTCCGACGTGCCCCCTACGCCTGTTCAGACGCTGGAGAGACTAGCGAAACTGGCCAGAGAGCATGGCTTGAAGCACGTGTATATAGGCAACGTGTGGGGGCACCCCCTAGAGAACACTTACTGTCCTAGGTGTGGCACCCTGGTTGTCGAAAGAGAGGGGTTCTTCATCACCAAGTGGGGCTTGAGAGAAGACTTGACCTGCCCGAAGTGCGGGTACAAGCTGAACTTCAAAGGGAGGTACTGGGGTAGTACTGGTAGAAGGCTATTCTACATATAA
- the prs gene encoding ribose-phosphate diphosphokinase, translated as MPGSNFTRQSMELAKLLAAEVVEVEKKVFPDGEVYVRLKGLPSDLGSTCVTVANTMYPNQDTALVETLLLLNAVHKAGGRNVVLVAPYLPYMRQDKVFLQGEPVSAEVVLEVLTRTIKRGLVVDVHNPGILGSRPWINILVSDILVAQALKYVADPIVMAPDRGALERASFAASKLNLEFDYLIKERDRVTGEVTVKPKSVSVAGRDVVIVDDIISTGGTLAEAAKFLRSQGARRIVVAATHGLLVGGAMKKIYEAGFSKIILADTLGVTHNSPSINYVSVAERISGFLKEVCLEQ; from the coding sequence GTGCCTGGCTCCAACTTTACTAGACAATCGATGGAACTGGCTAAGCTCCTCGCGGCAGAAGTGGTCGAAGTCGAGAAGAAGGTCTTCCCCGACGGAGAGGTCTACGTGAGGCTCAAGGGCTTGCCGTCCGACCTCGGCTCCACCTGTGTCACAGTGGCGAACACCATGTACCCGAACCAGGACACCGCTCTCGTCGAGACGCTCTTGCTACTAAACGCGGTCCACAAGGCGGGTGGGAGAAACGTTGTTCTCGTCGCACCATACCTCCCGTACATGAGGCAAGATAAGGTGTTTCTCCAAGGAGAGCCCGTATCGGCGGAGGTGGTCCTAGAGGTGCTAACAAGGACAATAAAACGGGGTCTGGTAGTCGATGTACACAACCCGGGCATTCTCGGGAGTAGACCCTGGATCAATATACTAGTATCCGACATATTGGTAGCCCAGGCTTTGAAGTACGTCGCCGACCCCATTGTCATGGCCCCAGACAGGGGGGCCTTGGAGAGAGCCAGTTTTGCCGCCAGCAAGTTGAACCTAGAGTTCGACTACTTGATAAAAGAGAGAGACAGAGTGACTGGTGAAGTTACTGTGAAACCGAAGAGCGTGAGCGTGGCGGGGAGAGACGTGGTGATCGTAGACGACATAATAAGTACCGGCGGGACGTTGGCGGAGGCTGCTAAGTTCCTGCGTTCGCAGGGAGCACGCAGGATCGTCGTGGCGGCCACGCACGGTCTACTAGTTGGTGGAGCCATGAAGAAAATCTATGAGGCCGGGTTCTCTAAAATAATACTCGCAGACACTCTGGGGGTCACTCACAACAGCCCGAGTATCAACTACGTAAGCGTTGCGGAGAGGATTAGCGGTTTCCTGAAAGAGGTCTGTTTAGAGCAATGA
- a CDS encoding TRM11 family SAM-dependent methyltransferase has translation MSTLYYILSGENEDISESELKTLLELYDRGHSVFCWPMICVVRHSNESAWKRVAERASNVREVGQVYDLGSLAGWEDVNVLAGKLRDLAKGSEWIHVTQLHSYWGGEELKRLAGVLEEKTGLTTRYRRGPSLRLIFSGGIVVVGRTLFRAKRRPVYTKVFDRSFAITPSLARTLVNLSAVKEGGVLLDPFVGTGTIILEARSIGVIGIGVDIDWSIINGLARNLRHNKNPSIPVLSDGSRASFANIDAVVTDPPYGRGASTRGVELRELLENFLSRALESVVKWGRVVFMVPAEVELEVDDVITRVGGLIKSKHYMYVHSSLARVIYVVVPV, from the coding sequence ATGAGTACTCTCTACTACATCTTGTCGGGCGAGAATGAGGACATCTCGGAAAGCGAGCTTAAGACACTCCTGGAGCTCTACGACAGGGGGCACAGCGTCTTCTGCTGGCCGATGATATGCGTGGTGAGGCACTCTAACGAGAGTGCTTGGAAGAGGGTTGCCGAGAGAGCTAGTAATGTGCGAGAGGTTGGTCAGGTGTATGACCTCGGATCTCTAGCGGGCTGGGAGGACGTAAACGTACTAGCTGGTAAGCTCAGGGACCTGGCAAAGGGCTCCGAGTGGATCCACGTAACACAGCTCCACAGTTACTGGGGGGGCGAGGAGCTGAAGAGGCTAGCGGGGGTGTTAGAGGAGAAAACCGGGCTAACGACCAGGTACCGTCGAGGGCCTTCACTCAGGCTGATTTTCTCGGGCGGGATTGTAGTAGTGGGTAGGACGCTGTTCAGAGCTAAACGTAGACCGGTCTACACGAAGGTCTTCGACAGGAGTTTCGCGATTACTCCGTCGCTCGCGAGAACTCTGGTAAACCTATCAGCGGTTAAAGAAGGTGGAGTCCTACTAGACCCCTTCGTTGGAACAGGGACGATAATCCTGGAGGCGCGCTCGATCGGGGTGATCGGAATAGGGGTGGACATAGACTGGAGTATTATAAACGGGCTCGCGAGGAACCTGAGGCACAACAAGAACCCTTCTATACCTGTTTTGTCAGACGGGAGTCGCGCCTCCTTCGCGAACATCGACGCTGTCGTCACAGACCCTCCCTACGGTAGAGGTGCTAGCACCAGGGGGGTCGAGCTACGGGAGCTCCTCGAGAACTTCTTATCCAGGGCTCTCGAGAGTGTGGTTAAGTGGGGGCGGGTCGTGTTCATGGTCCCAGCGGAGGTCGAGCTCGAAGTAGACGACGTTATCACACGTGTAGGTGGTTTAATAAAGAGTAAACACTATATGTACGTTCACAGTAGTCTAGCCCGAGTAATATACGTGGTCGTACCGGTTTGA
- a CDS encoding ribonuclease Z, with translation MNSRIVFLGTGAAIPINRGLPCVALKVDSSIYLLDAGEGCQHRLFKAGLSPLKVKTVFITHGHGDHYLGLFGLVQSMNLLGRESELNVVAPEQVVQLISGVLESMLEKVGFEVNVVVGRTGEVYKENDLEVTPYPVCHTVEAHGYLVRVGDKTVSYTGDTRPCPSIVEFSKNAKILIHEATFASEYSEEALKQGHSTARDAALAASEAGVGLLVLTHLSSRYKDDTAIFVDAYRFFKKLVVARDFMTLIL, from the coding sequence TTGAACAGTAGGATCGTTTTCCTAGGGACGGGGGCGGCCATACCTATCAATAGGGGTTTACCCTGCGTAGCCCTCAAAGTAGACTCATCCATCTACTTGCTAGACGCAGGTGAGGGGTGCCAACACAGGCTGTTCAAAGCAGGGCTCAGCCCGCTCAAGGTCAAGACTGTCTTCATAACGCATGGCCACGGAGACCACTACCTCGGCCTTTTCGGCTTAGTACAGTCAATGAACCTACTGGGGAGGGAGAGCGAGCTAAACGTGGTGGCACCAGAGCAGGTAGTGCAACTGATTAGTGGAGTTCTCGAGAGCATGTTGGAGAAAGTTGGGTTCGAGGTCAACGTTGTAGTTGGCAGAACAGGAGAAGTGTACAAGGAGAACGACCTCGAGGTAACCCCGTACCCAGTGTGCCACACCGTGGAAGCCCACGGCTACTTGGTTAGAGTCGGGGACAAGACTGTGAGCTACACGGGCGATACCAGGCCTTGCCCCAGCATAGTGGAGTTCTCAAAGAACGCAAAAATCCTGATACACGAGGCTACATTCGCGAGCGAGTACTCGGAAGAGGCCCTGAAGCAAGGACACTCTACAGCAAGGGACGCTGCTTTAGCCGCCAGCGAGGCCGGTGTAGGGTTGCTAGTGCTAACGCACCTTAGCTCCAGGTACAAGGACGACACCGCGATTTTTGTTGACGCGTACAGGTTCTTCAAGAAGCTAGTCGTGGCAAGAGACTTCATGACCCTCATACTCTAG
- a CDS encoding serine/threonine protein kinase, whose translation MASRVHELEKQDTYVSRVLCFPKPSCAELSDRVSRLVRAGFLSLVEEGKLFQGIRVLGKGYTSVVVLALHAVHGLGALKVRRLDSRRASLATEGELLSYASTLGVAPRVYYYDDDYVFMEYLDSSKCTPFEESLARLVVKGDVEGVRSAVSRVLDALFLLDKHGLFHRELNRPGSHIMVCEGGVKVLDWESASRSGKPSNLTQLVSYLLHRFKYSDQLKRALNIKEDAVLETLRAYKNSVNEENLNNVKRCLGLVQL comes from the coding sequence TTGGCTTCTCGAGTGCACGAGTTAGAGAAGCAGGACACCTACGTCTCCAGAGTACTGTGCTTTCCTAAACCGAGCTGCGCCGAGTTAAGTGACCGCGTCTCGAGACTGGTCAGGGCAGGATTTCTAAGCCTAGTCGAGGAGGGCAAACTGTTCCAGGGGATCAGGGTCTTGGGGAAAGGCTACACCTCAGTAGTCGTACTAGCACTACACGCGGTGCACGGACTAGGTGCTCTAAAGGTCAGGAGGCTGGATAGCCGCAGGGCAAGCCTCGCCACTGAAGGAGAGCTCCTCTCCTATGCGAGCACGCTCGGAGTCGCGCCACGAGTCTACTACTACGATGACGACTACGTTTTCATGGAGTACCTCGACTCGAGTAAATGCACCCCCTTCGAGGAGAGCCTGGCTAGGCTGGTCGTAAAAGGGGACGTCGAGGGGGTAAGGAGTGCAGTGTCGAGAGTGCTCGACGCTCTATTCCTCCTAGACAAGCACGGCTTATTTCATAGAGAACTAAACAGGCCCGGCTCACACATAATGGTGTGCGAAGGTGGCGTGAAGGTACTGGACTGGGAGTCTGCGAGCCGTAGTGGTAAGCCCTCTAATCTAACCCAGCTCGTCTCGTACCTCCTCCACAGGTTCAAATACTCCGACCAACTCAAGAGGGCACTCAATATAAAAGAGGACGCTGTGCTGGAGACGCTTAGGGCGTACAAGAACTCAGTGAACGAAGAAAACCTGAATAACGTCAAGCGGTGCCTTGGGCTGGTACAGCTATAG
- the cca gene encoding CCA tRNA nucleotidyltransferase yields the protein MTDLEALLKSVLDEITPTPHEREKITRVYEIIKTRLEEHLRRNNVWAEVTLQGSVAHDTWLRGDRDIDVFVLYPEDWSVADVKTKGFELIKEAVRDVGRVEIRYAEHPYIRVFVEDVEADIVPAYKLSSPSRIRTAVDRTPFHTEFVNSHLKGGLNNDVRLLKKFMKGIGSYGAEIKTKGFSGYAVELLVIAYGGFLDVLRAASEWRPPVYVNTLGEEWLFRRSVEVLTKRYPDSVIYMPDPVDHARNVTAAVSFEKLARFILASKCFLRHPSKTFFENRVEYDLETLESSLGGRCIVVVEVESEKPLPPEVVWGEVDRVRDRCVKLLSGHDFLVYHSSAWTDDSRKGVIVVELDECAKPAYKLYEGPPFSELDRVSDFVSKHIGKSVKLWLDRDGRLMSVSRRPVLRAVELLESKQREYLVSPHFKASSPTVYELTPAKLKEIASKYGEEFLRASLGKVESWLLECTS from the coding sequence GTGACGGACCTCGAGGCTCTGCTGAAGAGCGTACTGGACGAGATCACCCCGACACCCCACGAGAGAGAGAAGATCACAAGAGTCTACGAGATCATTAAGACCAGGTTAGAAGAGCACCTAAGAAGGAACAACGTGTGGGCTGAGGTCACCCTACAAGGCAGCGTGGCACACGACACCTGGCTCAGGGGAGACCGGGACATCGACGTCTTCGTCTTGTACCCCGAGGACTGGTCTGTCGCGGATGTGAAGACCAAGGGCTTCGAATTAATCAAGGAGGCTGTTAGAGACGTCGGGAGGGTCGAGATAAGATACGCCGAGCACCCCTATATTAGAGTATTCGTGGAGGACGTCGAGGCAGACATAGTCCCGGCTTACAAGTTGAGTTCTCCATCTCGAATAAGGACGGCCGTGGACAGGACACCCTTCCACACAGAGTTTGTGAACTCCCATCTAAAGGGGGGTTTAAACAACGACGTGAGGCTACTCAAGAAGTTTATGAAGGGTATTGGCTCGTACGGGGCCGAGATAAAGACAAAGGGGTTTTCGGGTTACGCTGTAGAGCTACTAGTGATCGCCTACGGGGGTTTCCTGGACGTACTGCGTGCGGCATCCGAGTGGAGACCGCCGGTGTACGTGAACACCCTGGGCGAGGAGTGGCTGTTTAGGAGATCCGTGGAAGTACTCACGAAGAGGTACCCTGACAGCGTCATCTACATGCCGGATCCCGTGGACCACGCAAGGAACGTCACCGCGGCCGTGAGCTTCGAGAAGTTGGCGAGGTTCATACTAGCTTCGAAGTGCTTCCTGAGACACCCGAGTAAGACCTTCTTCGAGAACCGTGTCGAGTACGACCTCGAGACTCTCGAGAGTTCGCTAGGAGGTAGGTGTATCGTGGTAGTTGAGGTCGAGTCCGAGAAACCGCTCCCACCCGAGGTTGTATGGGGTGAAGTCGACAGGGTTAGAGACCGTTGTGTAAAACTACTGTCTGGGCACGACTTCTTGGTCTATCACTCGTCGGCCTGGACAGACGACTCCAGGAAAGGGGTCATTGTCGTAGAGCTCGACGAATGCGCTAAACCCGCGTACAAGTTGTACGAGGGGCCGCCCTTCTCCGAGCTGGACAGAGTGTCAGACTTTGTCTCGAAGCACATTGGTAAGTCCGTTAAGTTGTGGTTGGATAGGGATGGCAGGTTGATGTCTGTGTCCAGAAGACCTGTTCTACGAGCTGTCGAGTTACTAGAGAGTAAACAGCGCGAATACCTTGTATCACCACACTTCAAGGCTAGCAGCCCCACAGTCTACGAGCTCACACCTGCGAAGCTTAAAGAGATAGCCTCCAAGTACGGTGAGGAGTTCCTGCGGGCGTCACTGGGGAAGGTCGAGTCTTGGCTTCTCGAGTGCACGAGTTAG